A region of Streptomyces sp. WMMC500 DNA encodes the following proteins:
- a CDS encoding MFS transporter, whose amino-acid sequence MTRETGTAALRRIQVGNALSAFGSGFTVPYTFLYVARVRDLGSTTAGVALAGFAMAALLVLPFTGRFIDRRGPLPVALAGTVAAAAGALSLGLASTAPMVLASTLLMGAGMAVIQPALATMIVWCSTAATRSRAFATQFFLNNLGLGVGGLLGGLLVDEEHPGSFVRLFAIESVMFLVLGAVVATVRLPRGVRAAGAVPAGEGARGRWRVLLADRAMVWLCVLGFVMFFACYGQFESGLSAFAVEVSGISPSTLGVALAANTAVIVVAQFAVLRLVERRRRSRVIAAVGLIWTLAWLVAGASGWVAGGQAMATAAIISTYALFGLGEAMLSPTVAPLVADLAPSAHIGQYNSVFALVKQLALAIGPAVGGLLAGAGAYGAYLSMLVVCSLGITVMGLRLGRRLTPVQDCPRLAGSVQVASHKPAAAGAETAPVRAA is encoded by the coding sequence GTGACACGCGAGACCGGCACCGCCGCTCTGCGGCGCATCCAGGTGGGGAACGCGCTGAGTGCCTTCGGCAGCGGCTTCACGGTGCCGTACACGTTCTTGTACGTGGCGCGGGTGCGCGATCTGGGTTCGACCACGGCGGGCGTCGCGCTCGCCGGGTTCGCCATGGCCGCGCTGCTCGTGCTGCCCTTCACCGGGCGGTTCATCGACCGGCGCGGGCCGCTGCCCGTGGCGCTCGCCGGCACGGTCGCCGCCGCGGCCGGGGCGCTGTCGCTGGGGCTGGCCTCGACGGCGCCGATGGTGCTCGCGTCGACGCTGCTCATGGGCGCGGGGATGGCGGTCATCCAGCCCGCGCTGGCGACGATGATCGTGTGGTGTTCGACGGCGGCGACGCGGTCGCGGGCGTTCGCGACGCAGTTCTTCCTGAACAACCTCGGGCTCGGCGTCGGCGGCCTCCTCGGCGGGCTGCTCGTGGACGAGGAGCACCCGGGTTCGTTCGTGCGGCTCTTCGCCATCGAGTCGGTGATGTTCCTGGTGCTCGGCGCCGTGGTCGCCACGGTGCGGCTGCCGCGCGGGGTGCGGGCGGCGGGTGCCGTACCGGCGGGCGAGGGGGCCCGGGGGCGCTGGCGGGTGCTGCTCGCGGACCGGGCGATGGTGTGGCTGTGTGTGCTGGGCTTCGTGATGTTCTTCGCCTGCTACGGGCAGTTCGAGTCGGGGCTCTCGGCGTTCGCGGTCGAGGTGTCGGGGATATCCCCGTCCACGCTCGGGGTGGCGCTGGCCGCGAACACCGCGGTGATCGTCGTGGCGCAGTTCGCCGTGCTGCGGCTCGTGGAGCGGCGGCGGCGCAGCAGGGTCATCGCCGCGGTCGGGCTCATATGGACGCTCGCCTGGCTGGTGGCCGGGGCCTCGGGGTGGGTCGCCGGCGGGCAGGCGATGGCGACGGCGGCGATTATCTCGACGTACGCGCTCTTCGGGCTCGGTGAGGCCATGCTGTCGCCGACCGTGGCGCCGCTGGTGGCCGATCTGGCGCCGAGTGCGCACATCGGGCAGTACAACTCGGTGTTCGCGCTGGTCAAGCAGTTGGCGCTGGCGATCGGTCCGGCGGTCGGCGGGCTGCTCGCCGGGGCCGGGGCGTACGGGGCGTACCTCTCGATGCTCGTCGTGTGCTCGCTCGGCATCACCGTGATGGGGCTGCGGCTGGGCCGGCGGCTGACGCCCGTGCAGGACTGCCCGCGGCTCGCCGGCAGCGTGCAGGTGGCGTCCCACAAGCCGGCGGCGGCCGGGGCCGAGACGGCACCCGTGCGGGCGGCCTGA
- a CDS encoding SpoIIE family protein phosphatase, giving the protein MNFTRWSPRLPGSPRRTAAARGFRGAVPSARAGRQGRRAAAEPPPGIEPDADPGGTASGGGTTDPDPGTEPGTARDAEPGIELPVSATLGRLPAPVAVVHGPDHRIAYVNDAYAAVFGARAPGRPARDALPELTELGLLPLMDQVLRSGTSRTVKARRAPDARSYTFTCSPIDVGESGGVLVSAADVTDQVEAAERLRAGERMQREAAVALQRSLLPEELEQPDDLRVAAKYQPGGTDAAVGGDWYDVITLGAGRTAMVIGDVMGRGVRAAAVMGQLRTAVRAYARLDLPPHEVLQLLDGLAAEIDPNQIATCAYAVHDPHEGRLVHASAGHVPILIRDADGTVRRVDEPTGPPLGTGGWVHSSAELPFPPGSTAVLYTDGLIERRGQDIEEGVNALVSAFAGAAGAPGVVCDRLIRSLGVTAEHDDDVAVLVLEHPLRDNGEAELFRSAALDLLGGVEAAPRARAFADGVLASWRFPAELRELGVLAASELVANSLQHGSPPMRLRLRRTDRRLIVEVTDGDDRLPRRRRAEPGDENGRGISIVATIASSWGSRRTLGGGKAVWCEFALPGEHGT; this is encoded by the coding sequence TTGAACTTCACGCGCTGGAGCCCCCGGCTCCCCGGATCCCCGCGCCGCACCGCCGCCGCGCGGGGCTTCCGCGGTGCGGTCCCCTCCGCCCGCGCCGGGCGGCAGGGCCGCCGCGCCGCGGCGGAACCGCCCCCCGGCATCGAGCCGGACGCCGACCCCGGCGGCACGGCGAGCGGCGGCGGCACCACGGACCCCGACCCCGGCACCGAACCCGGCACCGCGCGCGACGCCGAACCCGGCATCGAGCTGCCCGTCAGCGCCACCCTCGGCCGGCTGCCGGCACCCGTCGCGGTCGTCCACGGCCCCGATCACCGCATCGCGTACGTCAACGACGCCTACGCCGCCGTCTTCGGCGCCCGCGCCCCGGGCCGGCCGGCCCGCGACGCGCTGCCCGAGCTCACCGAGCTGGGGCTGCTGCCGCTGATGGACCAGGTGCTGCGCAGCGGTACCTCGCGCACCGTCAAGGCCCGCCGCGCCCCCGACGCCCGCTCGTACACGTTCACCTGCAGCCCCATCGACGTCGGCGAGAGCGGCGGCGTGCTCGTCTCCGCCGCCGACGTCACCGACCAGGTGGAGGCCGCGGAGCGGCTGCGCGCCGGCGAGCGCATGCAGCGCGAGGCCGCGGTGGCGCTGCAGCGCAGCCTGCTGCCGGAGGAGCTGGAGCAGCCGGACGACCTGCGGGTCGCGGCCAAGTACCAGCCCGGCGGCACGGACGCCGCCGTCGGCGGCGACTGGTACGACGTCATCACCCTCGGCGCGGGCCGTACGGCGATGGTCATCGGCGACGTCATGGGCCGCGGCGTCCGCGCCGCCGCCGTCATGGGCCAGTTGCGCACCGCGGTGCGCGCGTACGCGCGCCTGGACCTGCCGCCGCACGAGGTGCTCCAGCTCCTCGACGGCCTCGCCGCGGAGATCGACCCCAACCAGATCGCCACGTGCGCGTACGCCGTCCACGACCCGCACGAGGGCCGGCTGGTGCACGCCTCCGCCGGCCACGTGCCGATCCTCATCCGCGACGCGGACGGCACGGTACGCCGCGTCGACGAGCCCACAGGGCCGCCGCTCGGCACCGGCGGCTGGGTGCACAGCTCCGCCGAACTGCCCTTCCCGCCCGGCTCGACCGCCGTCCTCTACACCGACGGCCTCATCGAACGCCGCGGGCAGGACATCGAGGAGGGCGTGAACGCACTCGTGAGCGCCTTCGCCGGCGCCGCCGGCGCACCAGGCGTCGTCTGCGACCGCCTCATCCGCTCCCTCGGCGTCACCGCGGAGCACGACGACGACGTGGCGGTGCTGGTGCTGGAGCACCCGCTGCGCGACAACGGCGAAGCCGAGCTGTTCCGCAGCGCGGCGCTGGACCTCCTCGGCGGCGTCGAGGCGGCCCCGCGCGCCCGCGCCTTCGCCGACGGCGTCCTGGCGAGCTGGCGCTTCCCGGCGGAGCTGCGCGAGCTGGGCGTGCTGGCGGCCAGTGAGCTGGTCGCCAACTCGCTGCAGCACGGCTCCCCGCCCATGCGGCTGCGCCTGCGGCGTACGGACCGGCGGCTGATCGTCGAGGTCACCGACGGCGACGACCGCCTGCCCCGCCGCCGCCGGGCGGAGCCGGGCGACGAGAACGGCCGCGGCATCTCCATCGTCGCCACGATCGCCTCAAGCTGGGGCTCACGCCGCACGCTGGGCGGCGGCAAGGCGGTGTGGTGCGAGTTCGCCCTGCCGGGCGAGCACGGCACCTGA
- a CDS encoding FAD-dependent oxidoreductase — MTHPTRVLVVGGGNVGTAVAMRLQKHLGKQLRRDAVQVTEVAPDPYMTYQPFLAESAAGSVQPRHVVVPPVPGLAEHGIGFTSIEEAIGLRNHVLAQPDIASSTRDAAVREAALTFVFVGGGYARVEALAELEDMARYATRYDTGVRPEDMRRILVEAGDRILPEVGARLGGYAVRRLRERGVDVRQARVLAGNPAAALRGAPLRAYRHRYAGSVASPGLHKGIASVYGHRLKGYPAWLMHRAYHLGKLPTVGRKAHVLAEWTGAGLFKREVVALGSLEHPRAEFELATRSGRGPDGD, encoded by the coding sequence ATGACGCATCCGACGCGCGTGCTCGTGGTCGGTGGCGGCAACGTCGGGACGGCCGTGGCGATGCGGCTGCAGAAGCACCTCGGCAAGCAGCTCAGAAGAGACGCGGTGCAGGTCACCGAGGTCGCCCCCGACCCGTACATGACCTACCAGCCCTTCCTCGCCGAGTCCGCCGCCGGCTCCGTCCAGCCGCGCCACGTCGTGGTGCCGCCGGTGCCCGGGCTCGCCGAGCACGGCATCGGCTTCACCTCGATCGAGGAGGCCATCGGCCTGCGCAACCACGTGCTCGCACAACCGGACATCGCCTCCTCCACCCGCGACGCCGCCGTCCGCGAGGCCGCGCTGACGTTCGTTTTCGTGGGGGGCGGCTACGCCCGCGTGGAAGCACTCGCCGAGCTCGAAGACATGGCGCGATATGCCACTCGCTATGACACCGGCGTACGCCCGGAGGACATGCGCCGGATCCTCGTCGAGGCCGGCGACCGCATCCTGCCCGAGGTCGGCGCGCGGCTCGGCGGGTACGCCGTACGGCGGCTGCGCGAACGCGGCGTCGACGTACGCCAGGCCCGCGTCCTCGCCGGCAACCCGGCCGCCGCCCTGCGCGGCGCCCCCCTGCGCGCCTACCGGCACCGCTACGCCGGCTCCGTCGCCTCCCCGGGCCTCCACAAGGGCATCGCCTCTGTGTACGGCCACCGGCTGAAGGGCTACCCTGCCTGGCTCATGCACCGTGCGTACCACCTGGGCAAGCTCCCCACCGTGGGCCGCAAGGCGCATGTGCTCGCCGAGTGGACCGGCGCCGGTCTGTTCAAGCGGGAGGTCGTCGCCCTCGGCTCGCTGGAACACCCCCGGGCGGAATTCGAACTCGCCACCCGGTCGGGTCGCGGCCCTGACGGCGACTGA
- a CDS encoding TetR/AcrR family transcriptional regulator, translating into MQVQSSRLSANTTGSDTSGELTNGRSALRVDAQRNLEHVLRAAREVFGELGYGAPMEDVARRARVGVGTVYRRFPSKEVLVKRIAEAETARLTEQARAALQQEDEPWAALARFLRASVDSGAGRLLPPQVLGVTAQAPEDEPRVPQQRPSPDGTAPQVSGSAAAVMGAGGDAGAQAASVGGTDAAALLDVVGQLVARARDAGSLRADVSVSDVLLVIATAAPALPDPEQQAVASARLLNILLDGLRPHAEG; encoded by the coding sequence ATGCAGGTTCAGAGCAGTCGTCTGTCAGCAAATACGACGGGATCGGACACTTCGGGCGAACTGACGAATGGCCGATCGGCGCTGCGGGTCGACGCGCAGCGCAATCTGGAGCACGTCCTGCGCGCCGCGCGCGAGGTCTTCGGGGAGCTGGGTTACGGCGCCCCGATGGAGGACGTCGCCCGCCGCGCCAGGGTCGGCGTGGGCACGGTGTACCGCCGATTCCCGAGCAAGGAAGTGCTGGTCAAGCGCATCGCCGAGGCGGAGACCGCGCGGCTGACCGAGCAGGCGCGGGCGGCGCTGCAGCAGGAGGACGAGCCGTGGGCCGCGCTGGCCCGCTTCCTGCGCGCCTCCGTCGACTCCGGCGCCGGGCGGCTGCTGCCGCCGCAGGTGCTGGGCGTGACGGCGCAGGCGCCGGAGGACGAGCCGCGGGTGCCGCAGCAGCGGCCGTCGCCGGACGGCACGGCGCCGCAGGTCAGCGGTTCCGCCGCGGCGGTCATGGGCGCGGGCGGGGACGCCGGCGCGCAGGCCGCGAGCGTCGGCGGTACGGACGCGGCGGCGCTGCTCGACGTGGTCGGGCAGTTGGTCGCGCGCGCCCGGGACGCGGGCTCGCTGCGCGCGGACGTGTCGGTGTCGGACGTCCTGCTGGTGATAGCCACCGCGGCGCCCGCCCTGCCGGACCCGGAGCAGCAGGCGGTCGCGTCGGCGCGGCTGCTGAACATCCTGCTGGACGGGCTGCGGCCACACGCGGAGGGGTGA
- a CDS encoding sigma-70 family RNA polymerase sigma factor, translating into MAVDDRDDRGRAMDGGADGGSPGGADDALAAIPKQRERRDEGVTGALPADTELVARMRTGDDSAYEELYQRHAPAVRRYARTCCRDSHTADDLTAEVFARTLQAVRGGAGPETAVRAYLLTTVRRVAAAWTKTAKREQLVDDFADFATRAARPASDHDTLDLGADVRAMHEAEQSMAVQAFRSLPERWQTVLWHTTVEDESPSQVAPLLGLTANATAVLAHRAREGLKQAYLQAHVSTALTAGGDCARYADRLGAYARGGLRMRAERGLRKHLDDCARCRTAALEVADVNSRLSTLLPVAVVGWFASAAAAKAAGFAGVGAGAGAAGATGAGAAAAGGVGTGAGSGAGAAGGGAGAAAGEGAGAPVKVAAAAGIVVAAAAAALALVLSGGDGEKEPVANPPAASAPAAPPAPPPDRKPEPAPPPPAAEPAEPTPTPTPSPAPETPSPSPTPTPTPTPAPTPPPTPTPSPTPPPRTPPPAPSPPRPAEPYRVAGLDADVVGDGTEPEIVASRSGWWWQREELGVGGRTYAHGVTVFAKSSMVIELNRACTRYRAAAGIDDSMHRLGAARFSVYGDGTRLWRSEWVRAGERAAVVDVGLPTGTETVRLEAEPHHPIHTALLANWADSVIDCR; encoded by the coding sequence ATGGCAGTTGACGATCGGGACGATCGCGGGCGTGCCATGGACGGCGGGGCCGACGGCGGCTCGCCCGGCGGCGCCGACGACGCCCTGGCGGCCATTCCGAAGCAGCGCGAGCGGCGGGACGAAGGGGTCACCGGCGCCCTGCCCGCCGACACCGAGCTGGTCGCCCGGATGCGTACGGGCGACGACAGCGCGTACGAGGAGCTGTACCAGCGGCACGCCCCGGCGGTCCGCCGGTACGCCCGCACCTGCTGCCGCGACTCGCACACCGCCGACGACCTCACCGCCGAGGTGTTCGCCCGCACGCTGCAGGCGGTCCGCGGCGGCGCCGGGCCGGAGACCGCGGTACGCGCGTATCTGCTGACCACCGTCCGGCGGGTCGCCGCCGCCTGGACGAAGACCGCCAAGCGCGAGCAACTCGTCGACGACTTCGCCGACTTCGCGACCCGGGCCGCCCGCCCGGCCTCCGACCACGACACCCTCGACCTCGGCGCCGACGTGCGGGCCATGCACGAGGCCGAGCAGTCGATGGCGGTGCAGGCGTTCCGCAGCCTGCCCGAGCGCTGGCAGACGGTGCTGTGGCACACGACGGTGGAGGACGAGTCGCCGAGTCAGGTCGCGCCGCTGCTCGGGCTCACCGCCAACGCCACCGCCGTGCTCGCGCACCGCGCCCGCGAGGGGCTCAAGCAGGCGTACCTCCAGGCGCACGTCTCCACGGCGCTCACCGCCGGCGGCGACTGCGCCCGCTACGCGGACCGGCTCGGCGCGTACGCCCGCGGCGGGCTGCGGATGCGCGCGGAACGGGGGTTGCGCAAGCACCTGGACGACTGCGCGCGGTGCCGCACGGCGGCGCTGGAGGTCGCGGACGTCAACTCCCGGCTCAGCACGCTGCTTCCGGTGGCGGTGGTCGGCTGGTTCGCGTCGGCCGCGGCGGCGAAGGCCGCCGGGTTCGCGGGCGTCGGCGCGGGTGCCGGGGCCGCGGGCGCCACCGGCGCGGGGGCCGCGGCGGCGGGCGGCGTCGGGACCGGGGCAGGCTCGGGCGCGGGCGCGGCGGGCGGCGGTGCCGGTGCGGCGGCGGGCGAGGGGGCCGGTGCGCCGGTCAAGGTCGCGGCGGCGGCGGGCATCGTCGTCGCGGCGGCGGCAGCGGCGCTGGCGCTCGTGCTGTCCGGAGGCGACGGCGAGAAGGAACCGGTCGCCAACCCGCCCGCCGCCTCGGCACCGGCCGCGCCCCCGGCGCCCCCGCCCGACCGGAAGCCGGAGCCCGCTCCCCCGCCACCCGCCGCGGAGCCGGCGGAGCCCACGCCGACACCGACCCCCAGCCCGGCCCCGGAGACCCCCTCCCCCAGCCCCACTCCGACACCCACGCCGACGCCCGCGCCGACACCGCCCCCCACGCCGACGCCCAGCCCCACCCCACCGCCGCGTACGCCGCCCCCGGCGCCCTCGCCGCCGCGCCCCGCCGAGCCGTACCGCGTCGCCGGCCTCGACGCCGACGTCGTCGGCGACGGCACGGAACCGGAGATCGTCGCGAGCCGCAGCGGCTGGTGGTGGCAGCGCGAGGAGTTGGGCGTCGGCGGCCGGACGTACGCCCACGGCGTGACGGTCTTCGCGAAGTCGTCGATGGTCATCGAGCTGAACCGCGCCTGCACGCGCTACCGGGCGGCGGCCGGCATCGACGACTCGATGCACCGCCTGGGCGCGGCCAGGTTCAGCGTCTACGGCGACGGCACCCGGCTGTGGCGCTCGGAGTGGGTCCGCGCGGGCGAAAGGGCGGCCGTCGTCGACGTGGGCCTGCCCACCGGCACCGAGACGGTCCGCCTGGAAGCGGAACCGCACCACCCGATCCACACCGCGCTGCTGGCGAACTGGGCGGACTCGGTGATCGACTGCCGCTGA
- a CDS encoding MFS transporter: protein MSRTPRGPNEKLGHMLALAGISNAGLARRVNDLGAQRGMTLRYDKTSVARWVTKGMVPQGAAPHLIATAIAGKLGRPVPLHEIGLADTDPAPEVGLAFPRDVGEAVRSATELYRLDLAGRRAGSGGIWQSLAGSFAVSAYATPASRWLITPADGSVARGLDGVDPQHARAADGTGPRRVGHSDVAKLRDAADEARRWDSKYGGGDWRASMVPECLRVDATPLLLGAYTDEVGRSLFGATAELTRLAGWMAFDTGQQEAAQRYYIQALRLARAAADVPLGGYVLASMSLQATYRGFADEGVDLAQAAIERNRGLATARAMSFFHLVEARAHARAQDEASCGTALAAAESWLERAREGDPDPAWLDFYAYDRLAADAAECYRDLRVPLQVRRFTEQALARPTEEFVRSHGLRLIVAAVAELESGNLDAACAQGTRAVEVAGRISSARTTEYVKDLLARLEPYGDEPMVAELRERARPLLVAPA, encoded by the coding sequence ATGTCCAGGACGCCACGCGGACCGAACGAGAAGCTGGGCCACATGCTCGCGCTCGCCGGGATCAGCAACGCCGGACTCGCCCGCCGGGTCAACGACCTCGGCGCGCAGCGCGGCATGACGCTTCGGTACGACAAGACGTCCGTCGCCCGCTGGGTGACGAAGGGGATGGTGCCGCAGGGCGCCGCGCCCCACCTGATCGCCACCGCCATCGCGGGCAAGCTCGGCCGCCCCGTGCCGCTGCACGAGATAGGGCTCGCCGACACCGACCCCGCGCCCGAAGTCGGCCTCGCCTTCCCGCGCGACGTCGGCGAGGCGGTGCGCTCGGCCACCGAGCTGTACCGGCTCGACCTCGCCGGGCGGCGCGCCGGCAGCGGCGGCATCTGGCAGAGCCTCGCCGGCTCCTTCGCCGTCAGCGCGTACGCGACGCCCGCCTCCCGCTGGCTGATCACGCCGGCCGACGGCTCGGTCGCCCGCGGCCTCGACGGCGTCGACCCGCAGCACGCGCGCGCCGCCGACGGCACCGGGCCGCGGCGCGTGGGGCACAGCGACGTCGCCAAGCTGCGGGACGCGGCGGACGAGGCGCGGCGCTGGGACTCCAAGTACGGGGGCGGCGACTGGCGGGCGTCGATGGTGCCCGAGTGCCTGCGCGTGGACGCGACGCCGCTGCTGCTCGGCGCGTACACGGACGAGGTCGGGCGCTCGCTCTTCGGCGCGACGGCGGAACTGACGCGGCTCGCCGGGTGGATGGCCTTCGACACGGGTCAGCAGGAGGCCGCCCAGCGGTACTACATCCAGGCGCTGCGGCTCGCGCGGGCGGCGGCGGACGTGCCGCTCGGGGGGTACGTCCTGGCGTCGATGTCGCTGCAGGCGACGTACCGCGGCTTCGCCGACGAGGGCGTGGACCTCGCCCAGGCGGCGATCGAGCGCAACAGGGGGTTGGCGACGGCGCGTGCGATGAGCTTCTTCCACCTCGTCGAGGCGCGGGCGCACGCCCGCGCACAGGACGAGGCGTCCTGCGGCACGGCCCTGGCGGCGGCGGAGAGCTGGCTGGAGCGGGCCCGCGAGGGCGACCCGGACCCGGCCTGGCTCGACTTCTACGCCTACGACCGGCTGGCCGCGGACGCCGCCGAGTGCTACCGCGACCTGCGGGTGCCGTTGCAGGTGCGGCGGTTCACGGAACAGGCGCTGGCGCGGCCGACGGAGGAGTTCGTCCGCTCGCACGGGCTGCGGCTGATCGTGGCGGCGGTCGCGGAGCTGGAGTCCGGCAACCTGGACGCGGCGTGCGCGCAGGGGACACGGGCGGTGGAGGTCGCGGGCCGGATCTCCTCGGCGCGGACGACGGAGTACGTGAAGGACCTGCTGGCACGGCTGGAGCCCTACGGCGACGAGCCGATGGTCGCGGAACTCCGGGAGCGCGCCCGCCCGTTGCTGGTCGCGCCGGCGTAG
- a CDS encoding asparagine synthase-related protein — protein MRWLVGWSSSAAAPSFLDGAQSADDYDLHPVGAQLVWGGPDPLWAVGDWRPDEIRVVDVAPLIRLAVFGTCGASDDQLRVGLLSARGGAVRHLTAWSGGYTAVAQVGRRTTVLGDLAGARPVFHAAWDGGTAYATAALPLADLIEAELDVSHLAAQLACPDVPEALGDGTPYAGVHRVPPGHALILREGAKEITGYEPRASLAVAAPSLDTEPAVEGVRDALVEAVRARLAAPRHAPEPGYGGLDPGPVPGMGPADRRAARGPAPGIGADLSGGIASGTLALLAAGLPGAPGTPAGLGPGQGERLIAVTFNDLTARADEAELERARAIAANPRLHHVVVAAGEAALPYADLESMTLTDEPGPSLIAAARHRRRLTAGSADHLVGVGAREVLDAHPARLADLLLDRRRRSLFRPVTALARAEGSVWAPLTVYRAARRLARTTYWEGISDGAEALLDDPAGVPGAGPGRSGGALDASLAALSWCRPGPAARWLTGEALAEVSVRLRGSAGTANGDGTGRPGERRAAAALAQLGADYRVFEQAAEVRFQRLHAPFLDNQVVRACRALPEALRVQPGARAAVLGAVLDGAGIRGLPPGWGATTGPAAAAASAERIGLRRASTTLADLFHRPLLADAGLVEGRVVRKALRAAADGEPLPLGGLAELVSTELWLQRLLMRRGSCWTGDAAPRQRAVAGGVPPRLPL, from the coding sequence ATGCGGTGGTTGGTGGGGTGGAGCAGTTCCGCCGCCGCGCCCTCGTTCCTCGACGGCGCACAGTCCGCCGACGACTACGACCTCCACCCCGTCGGCGCCCAACTCGTCTGGGGCGGCCCGGATCCGCTGTGGGCGGTCGGCGACTGGCGGCCGGACGAGATCCGGGTCGTCGACGTCGCGCCGCTGATCCGGCTGGCGGTCTTCGGCACCTGCGGCGCGAGCGACGACCAGTTGCGCGTGGGCCTGCTCTCCGCCCGCGGCGGCGCCGTACGGCACCTGACCGCCTGGTCCGGCGGCTACACCGCCGTCGCCCAGGTCGGCCGCCGCACCACCGTCCTCGGCGACCTCGCCGGCGCGCGCCCCGTCTTCCACGCCGCCTGGGACGGCGGCACCGCCTACGCGACCGCCGCGCTGCCGCTCGCCGACCTGATCGAGGCCGAGCTGGACGTCTCCCACCTCGCCGCCCAACTCGCCTGCCCCGACGTGCCCGAGGCCCTCGGCGACGGCACGCCCTACGCCGGCGTGCACCGCGTGCCTCCCGGCCACGCGCTCATCCTCCGCGAGGGCGCGAAGGAGATCACCGGCTACGAGCCGCGCGCCTCCCTCGCCGTCGCCGCGCCGTCGCTGGACACCGAACCGGCGGTCGAGGGCGTACGCGACGCGCTGGTCGAGGCCGTACGCGCCCGGCTGGCCGCCCCGCGCCACGCGCCGGAACCCGGCTACGGCGGCCTCGACCCCGGCCCCGTACCCGGCATGGGCCCGGCCGACCGGCGCGCCGCCCGCGGCCCCGCCCCCGGCATCGGCGCCGACCTGTCCGGCGGCATCGCCTCCGGCACCCTCGCGCTGCTGGCCGCCGGGCTGCCGGGCGCGCCGGGCACGCCCGCGGGGCTGGGACCCGGGCAGGGCGAGCGGCTGATAGCCGTGACGTTCAACGACCTGACCGCCCGGGCCGACGAAGCAGAGCTGGAGCGGGCTCGCGCCATCGCCGCCAACCCCCGGCTGCACCACGTGGTGGTCGCCGCGGGCGAGGCCGCGCTGCCGTACGCGGACCTGGAGAGCATGACGCTGACGGACGAGCCGGGGCCCTCGCTGATCGCCGCCGCCCGGCACCGGCGCCGGCTGACCGCGGGCAGCGCCGACCACCTCGTGGGCGTCGGCGCCCGCGAGGTCCTCGACGCGCACCCAGCCCGGCTCGCGGACCTGCTGCTGGACCGCCGGCGGCGCTCCCTCTTCCGGCCGGTCACGGCGCTGGCGCGCGCGGAGGGGTCGGTGTGGGCGCCGCTGACCGTCTACCGCGCGGCCCGCCGGCTGGCCCGTACGACGTACTGGGAGGGCATCTCCGACGGCGCCGAGGCGCTCCTCGACGACCCGGCGGGCGTGCCGGGCGCGGGGCCGGGTCGCAGCGGGGGCGCGCTGGACGCGTCGCTCGCCGCGCTGAGCTGGTGCCGGCCGGGGCCGGCGGCGCGGTGGCTGACGGGCGAGGCGCTGGCCGAGGTGTCCGTACGCCTCCGTGGCTCCGCGGGCACGGCCAACGGCGACGGCACCGGCCGCCCCGGCGAGCGCCGCGCCGCCGCCGCGCTGGCGCAACTGGGCGCCGACTACCGCGTCTTCGAGCAGGCCGCGGAGGTCCGGTTCCAGCGGTTGCACGCGCCTTTCCTCGACAACCAGGTCGTACGGGCCTGCCGCGCCCTGCCCGAGGCGCTGCGCGTCCAGCCGGGCGCGCGGGCGGCGGTGCTCGGCGCCGTGCTCGACGGCGCGGGCATCCGCGGCCTGCCGCCGGGCTGGGGCGCGACCACAGGCCCCGCGGCCGCCGCGGCGTCGGCGGAGCGCATCGGCCTGCGCCGCGCCTCGACGACGCTGGCCGACCTCTTCCACCGGCCGCTGCTGGCGGACGCGGGGCTGGTGGAGGGCCGGGTAGTGCGCAAGGCGCTGCGCGCGGCGGCGGACGGCGAGCCGCTGCCGCTGGGCGGGCTGGCGGAGCTGGTGTCGACGGAGCTGTGGCTGCAGCGGCTGCTGATGCGGCGCGGGTCGTGCTGGACGGGCGACGCGGCGCCGAGGCAGCGCGCGGTGGCGGGCGGGGTGCCGCCGCGGCTGCCGCTGTAG